The stretch of DNA ccttgagttgagctcgggttggcgagtgttgccggtgcgagtgtgctggttgtggccattacggatgggtccagatagattgcctcctcagttgttggctgacgagtttggtagtcttgggacattacgaactatgttcgtaattggaaactccacctagcgttacggtgtatgatccgtggCATTGGTTCTCGCACGTGCTCTGTtggttgtggctgataggtttggcagcaaattaccttggggtaatcactagaagaggtagaacacgaatggTCTGGTTGTGGCCAGACGTTAGAGAATTGAGTAAGAGATGGTATCTTGGTTCTTTATAGAGTTTACAGTTGTATAATTGGTTATTTGATTATTGTTATGATGTATGTTGTTttcataagctcaccctatctgcttgtgtttggcgatgatcgtgtacgcggtagaCGTGAGCAGAgaatgttgatgcaggtggagccGGTGAGGCTTAGTCACGGAGCGTGGGAAAAGCTTGggagttttatatatttttgtattattccGAGTTGaactattttataaacttttatgaGAGGTTTTATGTTGTTGTTTCAGTTTTATTGACTATGGATTTTGCTTTTATCCTTGGaggttaataaaatttaaatttccctcgtttttgggaaatgaggtttattCCTAAATGTGGCaactttatgtttttaattattttatttatttaaatccgtaatatcctgataggatgttacatttggtatcagaactttgatttcaaaatgatttttggggcTAAGGGAATTGCGTGACTAAGTGATTGTGTGTTTTATgttgatttaattgttaaatgtGAAATTCTGATTTAAGCTGTGTAATTTAACCAACTTTAAAAATGTGGCATGCTCAGGCCATGGCTAACAAGAGGAGGAGAAACACTGCTGGAGCTGACGAGATCACTCAGGCGATTCATCGCATCCTATTGCAGCTCAGCCTAGAGCCATGGTGGCACCTGTGCGCCCTGTGACGATGGAAGATTTCATGAGGCATAAGCCCTCAAAGTTCTCTGGAAAATCCACCCCTGACGAGACAGACGCATGGCTGAGAGAGTGCGAGAAGGTCTACAGGGTGATAGACTGCACTGATGCACAAAAGCTgtcatttgtcatttttcttctagtAGTAGATGCAGAGTATTGGTGGGTGGGCATGCAGCAGTTGATGCAGACTCGTGCCGAGGAGATCACCTGAACTTCCTTCAGGACTAGATTCCTGGAGAAGTACTTTCCAGACTTAGCGAAACACGAGAGGGAAGCTGAATTCCTCACTTTCCAGTCGGGGAACCTGATTGTGCAGGCATACACAAATAGGTTTGAGTATCTGGCTCGATTTTATTCACCTGCAGTCACTGAGGAGTGAAGGTGCAGGAAGTATGAGGGCGAGCTGAAACATGAGCTGCGCCAGTTTATAGTACCACTCCTCATCAGGGAGTTTTTGATCTTGGTGGAGTAGGCCAAGGCGATGGAGCAACTAGAGACGGGACCCAGCAGTGGGACTCGACCACAGAGGACCACGACCGACCCCCGTCAGTAGAAGAAACCATACACCAGACCATCACCTTCTTCCAGAAAACTACAGTGTTTCAACTATGGTGGTGAGCACTTGAGGAAGGACTGTCCAAAACCCTCTTGCAGCACTGGAGGCAACAGTAGCACTAACAAGTGCTACGTGTGTGATCAGACAGGACACTATGCTAGACACTATCCTAACAAGAAACCAGCTGGAGGTGCACCAGCTAGGAAACCAGTGGGAGATAGGCCCCGAGCACTAGGGCGTGTATTTGCATTGACGACTACAGAGGCGACTCAGTCAGGTAACCTGGTACAGGATACTTGTTTGTTGTTTGGTAACCGTGTGGTAGTGCTTTATGATTCAGGAGCTACCCATTCATTCGTATCtaatgaatgtgtgaggaggctcGGGCTTGTGATACGGGAGCTGGGGTGCGAATTAATAGTCGCCACACCAGCGTCAAACGAGGTGTCCACTAGTTTTGTGTGCGTGGGATGCCCTATGGAGGTGGTGGGTCGCAGATTCAAGGTGAATTTGATTTGCTTGCCCATGGAGGGTCTGGATGTCATTATGGGTATGGACTGGTTGTCGAGCAACCATGTGGTGATTGATTGCGGACGACGCATGGTGGTATTCCCTGAGATAGTAGGGTTGGAGCTCTTCTCTTCTAATCAGGCTGTGAAGGAAATTGAGGATGGAGCCACATGTTTCATGATTATGGCTCATGCAGAGAAGTTGAGTACTGCAGAGAGAATCAGTAGAATTCATGTGATGGAGAAGTATGCAGACATCTTCCCGGATGAAATTCCGGAGTTGCCACTGAGTCgggatgtggatttcaccattgatctcatccctggAGCTGGTCCAGTATCCATGACACCCTATCGGATGGCACCAGCTGAGTTATTTGAACTGAAGAAGTAGATTGAAGATCTACTTGAGAAAAAGTTTATACGTCCAAGTGCATCGCCTTGGGGTGCGCCTCTATTGCTCGTGAGAAGAAAAATGGCAGTTCCAGATTGTGTGTCGACTACCGGCAGTTAAATAAGCTAACTATAAAGAATAAGTATCGACTGCCGAGGATTGATGATCTGTTGGATCAATTGAGGGGAGCTGCGATGTTCTCGAAAATAGACTTGCGGTCTGGGTACCATTAGATCCTAGTCAGGCCGGATGATGTGCAAAAGACAACTTTTAGGTCGCGCTATggccactacgagtatgtggtgatGCCGTTTGGGGTGACTAATGCGCCGACCATATTCGTGGACTATATGAATCAGATCTTCCAGCCATATTTGGATCAGTTTGTGGTAGTTTTTCTTGATGATATTCTGATCTATTCCGAGAGTAGAGAAGAACACGCAGAACATCTGAGAGTGGTTTTGGGGATTCTCAGAGAGCACCAGCTGTATGGGAAGTTGTCAAAATACGAGTTCTGGCTGGAGGAGGTACAATTCCGGGTCATGTGATTTCAGCCCAAGGGATTGCAGTGGATCTGGCCAAAATCGAGATagtggtgaagtgggagaggccACAAATAGTCACTAAAGTGCGGAGTTTTCTGGGGTTAGCGGGGTATTACAGGCGCTTTGTGGAGGGTTTCTCCATGATGGTGAGCCCATTGACACAGCTCACCAAGAAGGATCATCCTTTCTCGTGGATCGATGATTGTGAGGCTTGCTTTGAGGATATGAAGAGAAGGTTGACTACTGCACCAGTGTTGGCGATTCCTGATACTACTAAAATGTTTGAAGTATATTGTGATGCCTCCTATCAGGGATTGGGTTGTGTACTGATGTAGGATAAACGACCTGTGACATATGCATCGAGACAgctgaaggtgcatgagaaaaattatCCGACTCATGATTTGGAGTTGGCTGTAGTGGTTTTTGCACTCAAGACCTGGCGACATTACTTGTATGGGGCCCAGTTCCAGGTATTCAGGGATCATAAAAGtctgaaatacttgtttgatcaaaaggagctgaatatgaggcagagtCGCTGGATGGAGTACCTGAAAGACTACGAATTTGAGCTTTTGTATCATCTTGGTAAAGCCAATGTCGTTGCCGATGCTTTGAGCAGGAAGAAAGTCCATGTGGCAACTATGATGATTAGAGAGCTGGAGTTGCTAGAATAGTTACGAGACATGAACCTGGGACTGGATATGGGTGAAGGTCAGATACGATGCAGTATGCTGAGAATCACCAACGAGTTTCTAGATAAGGTTCGGGTTGAACAGGGTAATGATCAAGAACTGCAGTAGATCATTAGTGAGTTGGGTACTGAGAAAAGGAAGGACTTCAGAATGAGCAGGGACGGTATTCTACGCTTCAGAGAGAGGGTGTGTGTTCCCAGTAGTAGAGTTTTAAGGAAGATGCTCTTAGATgaggggcataagagtcgtcttagcatacacccaggtatgactaagatgtataaagatTTAACAGCTACTTTCTAGTGGACGGGCATGAAGACAAATGTTGTTGATTACGTCGCTTCCTGCTTGGTGTGTCAGAAAGAGAAGATTGAACACCAAAGGCTGGGTGGAATGTTGGAGCCTCTGGATATTCCTcaatggaaatgggacagcatttcCATGGACTTCGTCACCCATTTACTGAGGTCGGTGAGGGGACATGACTCTATTTGGGTGATTGTAGACCGGTTGACGAAGTGTGCACATTTCTTGCCCATAAATCAGAAGATGTCCTTAGATAAGCTGGCCGAATTATATGTCAAAGAGGTGGTCCGACTACATGGTGTGCCTGCCAGTATTGTATCTGATAGAGACCCAAGGTTCACATCGAGGTTTTGGCAGTCTTTGCAGAAGGCCTTGGGTACTCAGTTGAGAATGAGTTCGGCGTACCACCCTCGGACCGATGGACAGTCTGAGAGGACTATAGTCGTTGGAGGATTTGCTGAGGACGTGTGTGTTAGATCATCTGGGCACCTGGAGTAATATGCTGCCATTTGTGGAGTTCACgtataataatagttatcacTCCAGCATCGGGATGGCACCTTATGAGGCATTGTACGGTAGGAGATGCCGAACACTCGTGTGCTGGCAGCAGGACGGAGAGTCAGCaaaccaccgagaaggtgaagATGATACATGATCGCATGAAGGCCAGTTAGAGTCGGTAGAAATCTTATGCAGATAAGAGAAAGAGGCCGCTTGAGTTTGAGGCGGGTGACAATGTATTTCTTCGTGTGACCCCCACAGCTTGCATTGGGAGAGCTCTTAGAtcgaggaagttgactcctCGATTCATCGACCCATACCAGATCACGAGGAGAATTGGACCTGTTGCATATGAGATTGCTTTGCCACCACACTTGGCAAACTTACATAATGTTTTCCATGTGTCACAGTTGAGGAAATACATAGCAGATCCTACGCACATTCTGGAGGAGGATGATGTGCAGATACGAGAGGACTTGACTGTTGGTGCCggaccagtgagaatcttggattctcaagtaaAGCAACTCAGAGAAAAGGAGATCAAAACAGTGAAGGTGCTATGGGATGAGGCAGCTCAGGaaatgacatgggagatggaAGATATCATGAGGCGGTCTTATCCTCATCTTTTCTCTagtaagttctctttttcgaggacgaaaacttTTAAAGGTGGGGGTAATGTAaaacccgtgaaatttaattaattaaataaataattaattaataaatgcgcgtgggagaattaattatgacattaaattatgagtggaatgacgtggaaaagtaatagcttaagtggttgaaagtactttgattgtgtgagaggacttgggtttgagtcctatatATGacattttgtattattgttcgtttttattttaaatatataataatcatgTTGTGAgataatatgataattgaattatgattgtTAACATGAAATCTGAATTGGTTAAgtggtttgatattgatttggcaattgcatggttatgggttcaagccttggagaacttacattaaactttaatttttgatatttttggctTTGGCTTGAATATGAAGAGTTGAGGAACTTCCTAGTGGAATGGCAGTATAAGGGTGGCTGTGAAACATCCCATAAAGAGACAATGAATGGGAATTAACCACCATTAAGTggcaattttcgttttaggtTAATAACCTAGTtttaggcacactttaaaaGGGAAAAAGTGAGTAAATAGCAAAGGTTTGGCAAGCTGAAAATACACCAGAGAGAGAGCACGAAATTTTGGAATTCTGTGAGTTTGGAGTGAGACTTGAGGGGCTGAATAGAGAGGAGCCAAGGAGGGTTGGTGTTCAAAGGAGAACTTCTCAATTTTCAAGTTTAAGCtaaaggatccaggttaggggagctggaacctcgtaattatgttttattgtataattGCATGAATTGTATGATGATTATATGTATTAGAATTGTTTGAATTGTGTGAGAATGTTCggttctggaatttttccagaaaccgcctggcgggtcgtgactgaccgccaggcgactcatatCTTTTGTGTGCGTTCCTGGTTCTAGATgaagaaccgcctggcggtacactcccaaccgccaggcgacgcgtgaCTAGTGCCTCAGTTTCTGCAATTTTGTTTggactgcctggcggtgatgaatttccgccaggcgacacgaacCAATTTAGCTTGATTTTCATGATTTGGGACGTTGGGGAGGTTTTGGTCATGGAAAAAGAATGGTTATTCATTAAAGGGTCGTCTGTTGGTTGAATTGGCGTCGAATTTCATTGTATGAGTAGCTTACGTGAATGAAACAGTGTTTTGAATGAGTTTAGTGGAGAATTCTGATACTCATCGAATTAGGGTTATTCTTGTAAGGGAAAACGTTGAGTGGAATAATTGAGAGAATGATATAGGAACGAAATTCGCAATCAATGGAGTTGATGAATTATGGGAAAATCGGAAGTTTGGTGCAAGATCTAAAGTTCGCATAACTTAGAAAATAGGGGAGTTCCTGGAGGATGCAGGAACCACCTGGCGGTTCGTAGGTGGCCGCCAGGCGCCGTATCAGAGGAGTAAGACCGAGTGTGTTGGTGGCGTGGGGAAGTTAGGTGTGGGCAGATGTATATCACATAGTGATGGAAGTTGAGTGGAAGTGGTCTAAAACCGGGAATAGTGGTTAAAAGATTATACAGTCTAGTATGTGGCATAAAAATGATGAGGATTTAAGATATTGGAAATGATATTGATGGCTGGACAGctaataatacaatataagGAACAAAATGGTATAGGGTTAGTGAGATGTGTGTTAGATACTCCAGTGCAGGTCTATGTGCAAGCCATTGAGTAAATTTGGGTGGTTAGATGTGGAATAGATTAAGATATTGAGATATAGAGGATTTTATGAAAAACACTTCCATATGAGTATCCTTGTATCTGGACTGTGAAGCGAATCTTATAACCGTAGTAAATTGACTTGGCATAAACTCAAGGTAAGTCATGCAGACATAATAAGAAGGTAAAAATAAGAAAGCTTGAATTCGAAATTGTGTGGGTAGTGGTAGTATAGGGATTTCTACTCGATAAAGCAATGATGCTTAGGCTTCACGATTGTTGGTGACCATAAAAGTTATAGGATACTAGAAACCTAATCCAAGGGAGCTGATGTGGGAAGTGATTCCAGGTTGGAGCAAAAACTGGTGATACGCAACACTGTCATAGCGCCCGGCTGTGACACCAGAACCGCCAAGCGATGGCATGGATTCAGTGGGGTCCTGGACTTGGTGGCGCCTAACGAAAGGATAGGTTCCGCCAGGCGGCGGCGACGTAAATAGTGACTCTTGGAGCAGCGTCCGCTTAGCGGTAGGGATGGTCCGTCGGGCGGTAGTTACAGATTTTATGGTTTttaggcgcttggcgcctgacagtacgtgtcccccgccaggcggtctggaagcggaTGGCGCCTAgcagtacgtgtcccccgctaggcgatttggctACTGTAAGTCCTAAGTATTGGACTTTGTAgggtgatctacaaggcttttagtGATGCCTCAAAGGTAAGATTGCTGGGTTCATttagttgagctcggaacgtatcccttgagttgagctcgggatagaggttaagcacgtacattcctcgagttgagctcggaatggaatccctcgagttgagctcaagatggcggatgaacacgaggaacccttgagttgagctcaggttggcgagtgttgccggtgcaagtgtgctggttgtggccagtacggatgggtccagatagattgccctcctcagttgttggctaacgagtttggtagtcttgggacattacggactatgttcgtaattgggaactccacctggcgttacggtgtatgattcGTGGCATTGGTTCCAGCACGTGCTTTGTCGGTTCtggccgataggtttggcagcaaattaccatggggtaatcactagaagaggtaCAACACGAATGGTCTGGTTGTGGCCAGACGTTAGAGAATTGAGTAAGAGATGGTGTCTTGGTTCTTTATAGAGTTTACAGCTGTATAATTGGTTATTTGATTATTGTTATGATGTATGTTGTTttcataagctcaccctatctgcttgtgtttggcgatgatcgtgtacgtggtacacgtgagcagagaATGTTGATGCAGATGGAGCCGGTGAGGCTTAGTCACGGAGCGTGGGAAAAGCTTGggagttttatatatttttgtattattccGAGTTAAACTATTTTGTAAACTTTTGTGAGaggttttattttgttgtttcagTTTTATTGACTATGGATTTGGCTTTTATCCTTGGaggttaataaaatttaaatttccttcgtttttgggaaatgatgtttATTCTTAAATGCGGCAgctttatgtttttaattattttatttatttaaatcagtaatatcctgacgggatgttacacacaAACCCATCCCCTCAGCCATGAGAAATATACTACAGTGGTATGTTATAGTCCCTTTATAATGTGTTATTTATGTCATGAAATATGTTGTAATTGACTAGTGACTTAACTTTTTAGTGCTTTGAATGTCTACAATGTGTTGGGTGGTAAATCAACTTTAtcttcacaaaatttcaaaGTGATTTCTCCAAAGGTATAAGTTTCCATCTTTTATGTTGTATGATTTGTacttttttacatatattaattataaatttgatctTCTTAGTGTAATATCCAAAAAGGATGTTTTAAGTGTGGATACTATGTCATGTACTAGATGTGGACCATAGCTCGTGCTGCTCTGAAAGATTCTTGGGATGAGGTAAGGAATCAAAAGACTCCTTTTTGAAAcatgttttttatgaaatactTAACTAATATGCACTCATTGCTTTGaactacattttttaaaaatgttgaacCATTGGGATCTGAGAAGATTGATGCAGTAAGGATTGAACGGGCCAATTACTTCTTGCAgcttaaaaatgtttatatgtAAAACTTTTCCTTTGTTACATTAGTTTTCTTTCACTTAGGAAATATTTTGGTCAAATCAATTGTTGGATTTGAATTGTTGTTTAAATATGTACTCTATAAACTGTTGGAACTGCACTGTCTgtatttatttggtttttaatGCAACAGGTTTTGGTTAGTTGCAATTACAAAAcgcactttttaaaaaaaatagcaagCATTAGATCGATTAAGACCATAACCGATCTAATGCTTCCTGCTTTTTTTTAAAAGGTGCTCAACATATTAGATCAGTTTATACCACAACCGATCGAAAGCACTTCATCTTGATGCATTTCGTAATGAATAATGTAAGATCGGCTTAGGAGAACCGATCTAATATTGATACACTAGATCATTTTTTTGCAACCGATCTAATAACTATCAGACATATTACATAGGCCTGTATTAGATCGGTTCCGAAACCGATTTAATACACGTTCCAGAACTGGTCTAATATCCCATTTTTGCACTAgtgatttatatattataaaaggtCATGGAATCTAACTCATCTTGAGGGGATCGCAATGGGGTATTCATAAATTTTGAAGGTTGAGGTTGctacaattaaaatatacatatatatatatatatatgtatgtatgtatgtatatatatatatgtatgtatgtatatatatatatgtatgtatgtattttgGAATTTATGTGTCTTGAGTGTTGGTTCATTTGGACCTGTGTTTTGGAGATGCATGAACCAGTAATTTTGCGTTACTGGTGTAGCATCCGGCGGTGTGGATTGAACTGCCAGGCAATAGCTACCAACAGGCGATAGATACCCAAAACAGTGGCAGGTGAACTTAAGGCATTGGCGGTCCGGAACCAAGTTCTGCCTAGCAATGCGAGAGGcgcgccaggcggttttgggTGCAGAGTTGGATCGCGAGGAGGATTCCTACAAAGCTTTAGATGGAGGTCATGAGGCGAGGCTTTGTTGGGGGCctagttacgagtgtaacttatattggggtaacacgtggccactctaggttgtagcctggtgctTTAGGAATTCCAATGGAGTGTGCGAGATTGTGGTTCGTACGACGAGATTTtagatgattgccctcttcagtgcatCTGATAgagtttggtagtctggggACAACTACGGACTTATGTTCGTTTTGGgaaactccacttggtgtcgcgTTGTGAGGCCGTGGCAAATTCATTCCCGCGTGTGGACTATcaagtggtggcttgtagttggatgggcgagtagacactcgtacAACAAAGATCGATCGGTGtactcatcaaagggtgtagaattaAGAGCTGCCTAAATTATTGGTTGAAAGTTGATGCATTGAGGAATGGGAAAATCTATGTTGATGCATTGGTTGAAAGTTGCTTTACTTAATGTCTTGTTTTAGTTgtttatttttggttaaaatacctttttggtcccaattttcgtcaagttttttcaaataagtcctaattttggttttgtgttcaaataggtcccaattttcgtcaattttgttcaattgggtccttttttgctaacaccgtttaaatcattaacggccatgaacagtgactgccacgtgtcacttcgtggttttttttaattttttaactgagctcaccctatctatgtGTTTAGCAAtaatcatgtaacttgttacatgggagcagatgttgatgcaggtgagcgtGTGGATGGTTAGCGATGGAGTGGGGGAACAACTATGGGAGTTTATTAGTTTTTCTTATATAgcaatttatgaaatattttgtattggATTTATAAACACTTTACGTTTGTTATAGTTGAACACCATGGTTTTAGTTCAGTTTGGCgcattgaaataaatattttaaattttttcgcgttttgggaaagaagttgttaataaatgaggttattAATATATTCtccaaacttttattttaaataagtaatttttggCTAGAACGTTACACATTGCTTCATCCCAAAGAACCTTTACCGTTTGGATCTCCTTCCTCCTCAGCTTCTTGACCTGAGAATCCACTATCCTTACTAGTCTCACGTCTAAAGTCAAATCATCCTTGAACTGCACATCATTTGTCTCTAGCACATGAGTGGGATCCGCAATGTATTTCCATATTTGGGACACGTAAAACACATTGTGCAAGTTTGCCAGATGTGGTGGCATCGCGATCTCATATGCTACCTATCCGATTCTCCTGTTGATTTGATATGGCCCTATGAACTTCGACGTCCACTTTCTTGATTTGATCGCCCTCCCAATGCTTGTAGTCGGGGTAACCCTCAGGAACACATGATCCCCCTCTTCAAATTCTAGTGGCCTTCTCCTTTTATCTGCATACGACTTATGCTTACTCTGCATCGCACGCATTCGATCTTGACTTAGCTTGACCTTCTCCGTCGTCTCTTGTAACAACTTTGACCCAATAGTCACTAactccccatcctgataccaacagagTGGTGTTCTACACCTTCTTCCATACAATGCCTCATACGGTGTCATTCCAATGCTTGAGTGGTAACTGTTGTTGTATGTGAACTCCACCAAAAGAAGTACTTCACTCCAACCACCCAAGTGATCCAATACACATGCCCTAAGCAGATCTTCCAGTGACTGAATTGTTCTATCAGATTGACCATCCATCTCGGAATGATAAGCGGAACTCATTCTCAATTGGGTCTCCAGCGCTCCTTGTAGGATTGCCAAAACCGTGAAGTAAATCTTGGATCATGATCTGATACTATGCTTGCAGGAACCCCAGGTAATCTGACTACCTCCCGAATGTACAACTCAATAATTTTATCCATGGACATCCTCATATTGATTGGTAAGAAATGAGCAAACTTCGTGAGTCGATCAACTATCACCCAAATGGCATCATGTCCCTTTACAGATCTAAGCAAGTGAGTCACAAAGTCCATGGAAATACTATCCTACTTCCACTAGGGTATGTTCAACGGTTGTAGGGTACCTCCTGGCCTTTGGTGTTCAATTTTAGCTTTTTGACATACTAAACAAG from Vigna unguiculata cultivar IT97K-499-35 chromosome 8, ASM411807v1, whole genome shotgun sequence encodes:
- the LOC114194966 gene encoding uncharacterized protein LOC114194966; protein product: MEQLETGPSSGTRPQRTTTDPRHTGGNSSTNKCYVCDQTGHYARHYPNKKPAGGAPARKPVGDRPRALGRVFALTTTEATQSGNLVQDTCLLFGNRVVVLYDSGATHSFVSNECVRRLGLVIRELGCELIVATPASNEVSTSFVCVGCPMEVVGRRFKVNLICLPMEGLDVIMGMDWLSSNHVVIDCGRRMVVFPEIVGLELFSSNQAVKEIEDGATCFMIMAHAEKLSTAERISRIHVMEKYADIFPDEIPELPLSRDVDFTIDLIPGAGPVSMTPYRMAPAELFELKK